The DNA sequence tacatttagccatattaattgaaaagaattttggGACCTTGGACACAACCTTTCAAACACAGATGAATGAGAAGCTGTTGTCTCTCTCTGccaaaaaatagagaaatgacaatCAGAAATACATCTGTCTTAACTTTAAACATGGGTTAAGACTTCACATACATGAAGTACTTCCACAAAAAAGCTGAAAGTTACATggtattaaaatatttttcttttgcattttctagGCAATGGGAATGATAGTTCACATGATTCCAGGAAAGGTAATATATGCAAATTTAGgaatcaaaagaatttttactgTCTGTAATCCTTGACATGGTATTTCGCACTTGACTTTATAGGGACCAGTTTTTCCAGATCCTCTGAGGGAACCAAGTGATTTGGAGGTCAGAATTTGCTAGACAATTCATTCAGCTATAAGTGACAAAGcctttcaaatgtttctttaaACATGTGTGATGAGGTACCTTTCGTTTTCTCTGTAGAAACTTAAAAAGGACATTGATCTTGTGAAGTCTCTAGGATATGTGTTCTCTGCCATAACGCTGACAAGGCAAAAATTGGAAGGAAAAGTCCCTCTCATTGGCTTTTCTGGAGCACCGGTAAGAGATGGACTTTAGTTATTGTACTTGCAACATAAGTGTgttgataataatttaaagtTGATTCTGGACAAGCCATCCGAAAAATTTGTTTAGTGAGGGAAAAGGGGATtgacaaagagaaaataaacacgatgatgatgaaaaaggAGACTAGAAATGAAAGCAGTTGTGAGAATGACTATGGTATGTAGCTTTAATGATGAATGTTCTGCTTTATCAGTTGGCGATAGAAGGTAAATGACTCtaacatttctcaaaaaaactaaaattggagAATATAATCTGGATGGGAACTTTGCAAAAAGCTGCAAAATAAACTGCCAATAAAAAGAATACATCTCCAATGGACTAATGCAATTTGGAACACTTTGTGTAGGGATCACAAGATATCTTATCCTAGCTGGCCCTTTAGGACTAACAACTTGATCCGCTGCTTGTAGTTGGTATGAGAGACACACGGTGATGTCTACACAAAAAGAcagacaatgattttgttggAGTGTTGGACAACCTTTCTACAAGGCATTTTTGTCTTAAATTATGtataaatcattattattttagtggACACTCATGTGCTACATGATTGAAGGAGAAAGCAGTAAAACATTCAACAAGGCTAGGAAATTTCTTCGCCAACATTTACAGATTTCACAGCAGTTGCTGCAACAAATGACAGATCTAATTAtcgattatttggtgttaCAAGTCCAAGCAGGTGCACAGGTAAAAAGGATTTTCCAAATTGCAACAAGTTTGAAACGACAATTAAAGTACAGTCAATGTCTTAAAGTCTGAGAATGGAACAgcattttttgctttaagtgaacaaaaaaaattagcagAAACTGGGACAGAGGCTAAAAGGACCAAATGAAAAGAATGTTTGGGATTTTTAAGATACTTTTTCACCTTGTGccaaaattggaaaaaaaagattgaacAGAAAACTGGATCAGATTGGAAAACTTCTGGACcacaagaagagaaatttaaatGTCACTTCAAACTTGAACAGAATATTCAAAGTTTAGTGATCTCATTTTGGAATCTTTCCtagatttttcaaaacatatACCagtgtataattattattaatatatttttgagTAATGAAAACAACTCTGGACATGACCTTGACTGGAATATTTCTTGTCTTGACTTGTATAGAGGTATTTATTTgcacttttcatttctttcgcCCTTAGATGCTACAAGTGTTTGAGTCTCATGCGGAAGCCATTGGTTATGATACTTTCACAGTTTGCTCCCTGCCGTATCTCAAGCAAATTGTTCAAAAAGTAAAGGAGAAATTGGGACCAGATTGTGTTCCAATGGTGAGAGAACCTTTCAAAACTGCATTGGAAGTTAAGTGTTAAGGCAGTGTTTtctaattatttatttgcctTGTTTTTGTAGACAATCTTTGCCAAAGGTGCACATTATGCTATCAAGGATCTGTCGCAAATTGGATATGATGTTGTGAGTTTGGACTGGACAGTGTTGCCA is a window from the Acropora palmata chromosome 14, jaAcrPala1.3, whole genome shotgun sequence genome containing:
- the LOC141866358 gene encoding uroporphyrinogen decarboxylase-like, whose translation is MSESQVQNGFPQMKNDLILRAARGEVTERVPVWVMRQAGRYLPEFLKLKEDNNADFFKMVQTPELACELTLQPIRRFPLDAAIIFSDILVIPQAMGMIVHMIPGKGPVFPDPLREPSDLEKLKKDIDLVKSLGYVFSAITLTRQKLEGKVPLIGFSGAPWTLMCYMIEGESSKTFNKARKFLRQHLQISQQLLQQMTDLIIDYLVLQVQAGAQMLQVFESHAEAIGYDTFTVCSLPYLKQIVQKVKEKLGPDCVPMTIFAKGAHYAIKDLSQIGYDVVSLDWTVLPKEARAVAPNVTLQGNLDPACLYASHEEICQAVKKMLENFGTQRHIANLGHGMHPDHEPEKLATFIDTVHSYSEKMNALDAD